Proteins encoded together in one Quercus lobata isolate SW786 chromosome 3, ValleyOak3.0 Primary Assembly, whole genome shotgun sequence window:
- the LOC115981142 gene encoding protein DMR6-LIKE OXYGENASE 1-like yields MEMTPFQLANNTPLSLSPNFVLPVNKRPNLLNVLPSASIPIIDLNDNNIDDGQGPSPLVSKISQACEEYGLFHIINHGVPKELCQKTLSVVRAQYVTKDHTKQAKVLNYYQKVQKYEGIEKVKMWNETFSHPWHHTEDFTHLLPTNPPQYREVFAEYARKIGELFDRLLSLISRGLGLENDCLKRRIGERPRLNCQANYYPPCPDPELTIGLPEHNDLGSIAVLLQVEGVTGLQVIKDGKWLPVDPVPNAFVINLADQIQVLSNGKFQSVRHRAVTNKLLPRLSLGMFYNPNYDTVIGPIEDLIDEEHPPKYRKYSFKEYMEVFYRQEGKRRVIEAFELPP; encoded by the exons ATGGAGATGACACCCTTTCAATTAGCCAATAACACACCTCTCTCACTTTCTCCTAATTTCGTTCTCCCAGTGAACAAGAGGCCAAACCTCTTAAACGTACTTCCTTCTGCCTCAATTCCCATTATCGACTTAAATGACAATAATATTGATGATGGTCAAGGGCCATCCCCGttagtttcaaaaatatcaCAAGCTTGTGAGGAATATGGTCTCTTTCATATTATCAACCATGGAGTCCCCAAAGAATTATGCCAAAAAACGTTGTCTGTGGTTAGGGCACAATATGTTACAAAAGATCATACCAAGCAAGCGAAAGTGCTCAACTATTACCAAAAGGTCCAAAAGTATGAAGGCATAGAAAAGGTGAAAATGTGGAATGAGACCTTCTCACACCCTTGGCATCATACAGAAGATTTTACTCATTTGTTACCCACAAATCCTCCTCAGTATCG AGAAGTTTTTGCTGAGTATGCAAGGAAGATTGGAGAGTTGTTTGATAGACTTTTGAGCTTGATATCCCGAGGGCTTGGCCTAGAGAATGATTGTTTAAAGAGGAGGATAGGTGAGAGGCCTCGCCTTAACTGTCAAGCAAATTACTATCCACCATGTCCAGACCCCGAGCTCACAATTGGGTTGCCTGAACACAATGATCTTGGTTCTATAGCGGTACTCCTACAAGTGGAGGGAGTGACTGGCCTCCAAGTGATCAAAGATGGGAAATGGTTGCCCGTTGATCCTGTGCCCAATGCATTCGTCATCAATCTGGCTGATCAAATTCAG GTTCTTAGTAATGGAAAGTTCCAGAGTGTGAGACATAGGGCTGTCACCAACAAGTTGTTGCCGCGATTGTCATTAGGAATGTTCTACAACCCAAATTATGACACTGTGATCGGTCCAATTGAGGATTTGATTGATGAAGAGCACCCTCCAAAGTATCGAAAATATAGTTTCAAGGAGTATATGGAAGTATTTTATAGGCAAGAAGGAAAAAGGAGAGTAATTGAAGCTTTTGAGTTGCCACCTTAa